Part of the Acaryochloris thomasi RCC1774 genome, GCAAAGCCATCTACTATTTCAAATAGCTGAGTGGATCTAGCCACCGACGGGCAAGCGGTTGAGCATTTCTTTATGGAACTTCCATTGGGGCATAAACTGATCCATGAAGGCCTTAAATCGACTGTTGTGGCTAGCCTCTAGTAAGTGAACCATTTCGTGAATAACAACATACTCTAGACACTCAGGGGGCTTCTTAACCAGCTCTAAATTAAAGCGAATGGTCCTTAGCGTTGGCGTGCAGCTTCCCCACTTCGTTTTCATTTTTCTGATCTTGAAGTCTGCGACTTTCACCCCCATACGCGGCTCCCATCGGGCAATCAGGGGAGGAATGGCATTTTCGAGCTGTTGACGGTAGGTACTCTCTACAATCGCACGCTTCTCAAGGACATCACTCCCAGGACGGACCTGCAACAGCATTTGATCGTGGGTGAAGCTCAGGTGGGGAGTGGCGTCTTTTTCGACAATCTCTAGCAGATAATGCCGACCCCACAGGTAGTGACTTTCTTGGTTAAGGTATTCGCGGGGTGCTTCACGATGCTGCGCACGGATTCTTTGCTGTTGTTTTTTAATCCAGCCCATTTTAGAGAGCGCAAACTCATGAATCGCCTCTGTTTTCATACGGAAGGGAGCTGAAATCCGCACGTTACCTGCAGGAGGATGAACGCTGAGATTGACATTCTTGATATTCTTTTTGACCACACTGATGGGAATCT contains:
- a CDS encoding M48 family metallopeptidase, whose amino-acid sequence is MGNQQTIYLGEIPISVVKKNIKNVNLSVHPPAGNVRISAPFRMKTEAIHEFALSKMGWIKKQQQRIRAQHREAPREYLNQESHYLWGRHYLLEIVEKDATPHLSFTHDQMLLQVRPGSDVLEKRAIVESTYRQQLENAIPPLIARWEPRMGVKVADFKIRKMKTKWGSCTPTLRTIRFNLELVKKPPECLEYVVIHEMVHLLEASHNSRFKAFMDQFMPQWKFHKEMLNRLPVGG